One Tenebrio molitor chromosome 2, icTenMoli1.1, whole genome shotgun sequence genomic region harbors:
- the LOC138123751 gene encoding E3 ubiquitin-protein ligase TRIM71-like — MENIQEDAAEALPSEVNAPTCSTHQQLTTCFCQECNIRLCRQCIDNNHPKEHTLIENVNEEENDETVQNELDILRNRIESLKESISDAMNNCRTMRVRIQTRTQEVMVQIDQGFDQYRAELRARRADILNGLQQEADTSISTLEAQLQQFTNVSDRLAFLRKLLHPDTPWNIKQYIIINEMANDELTDYNSLHLEPTVAYDIKFTRSNTNIFESLGTLTTSLHQLAIQAPNPLQEAASTAKGPSTSDSQSFALPRQIYSSEVHVDLTSTSLPECPFLVFGKKGSNDGELHDPWGICCNKLGHFIIADRCNNRIQVFDADGKFLYKFGSEGENHGQFQCPSGVAINPANQIVVCDKNNHRLQFFTMEGQFVDAFGSKGWRKGEFMFPWDVACSTLGNIVVSDPHNHRVQLFSSTREFIAEFSAKKEICNFPFEYPRGVCFAPGGSVVVSDVANTSIVFLYNNFQNAVYWSGRMASKMYRFYKPQGIVIDSKRNIIIADSKKGRILILDRFCNLLHTVGESGNWPGGFFKPQSVCLTPTGKIAVVDGENHRILVF; from the exons ATGGAAAACATCCAAGAAGATGCTGCAGAA GCATTACCATCTGAAGTTAATGCACCGACATGTTCAACTCATCAGCAACTTACAACATGTTTTTGCCAGGAGTGTAACATACGTCTATGTCGTCAATGTATCGATAATAACCATCCCAAAGAGCACACGCTGATAGAGAACGTGAATGAAGAAGAGAATGACGAAACTGTGCAAAACGAACTTGACATATTAAGAAACAGAATTGAATCACTCAAGGAATCTATTTCTGATGCAATGAACAACTGCAGGACCATGCGTGTGAGAATACAGACGAGGACACAGGAAGTAATGGTACAAATTGACCAAGGATTCGACCA ATACAGGGCTGAATTGAGAGCTCGTCGAGCAGACATTTTAAATGGTCTTCAACAGGAAGCGGACACAAGCATTTCTACTCTTGAAGCACAATTACaacaatttacaaatgtttctGACAGACTTGCTTTTCTTCGCAAACTTCTTCATCCAGATACACCATGGAACATTAAGCAATACATAATAATCAACGAAATGGCAAACGACGAACTGACTGACTATAATAGTTTACACTTGGAACCCACCGTGGCTTATGATATAAAATTCACACGTAGCAATACAAATATCTTCGAATCTTTGGGAACTTTAACAACAAGTTTGCACCAATTGGCTATACAAGCTCCCAATCCACTCCAAGAAGCGGCATCAACTGCGAAAGGACCATCAACTTCCGATTCACAATCGTTTGCGCTCCCAAGACAAATTTATAGTTCTGAGGTGCACGTCGATCTTACGAGTACATCCCTACCGGAATGTCCTTTTTTGGTTTTCGGTAAGAAAGGTAGCAATGATGGCGAGCTCCATGATCCTTGGGGGATATGTTGTAACAAGCTCGGTCATTTTATAATTGCCGATCGCTGCAACAATCGCATTCAAGTTTTCGACGCCGATGGCAAGTTTCTATACAAGTTTGGCAGCGAAGGAGAAAATCATGGACAATTCCAATGTCCGTCAGGTGTTGCGATCAACCCCGCCAACCAAATCGTTGTATGCGACAAGAACAACCACCGCTTACAGTTTTTCACGATGGAAGGACAATTCGTCGATGCTTTTGGTAGCAAAGGATGGAGAAAGGGAGAATTTATGTTCCCATGGGACGTGGCGTGCAGCACTTTGGGTAATATCGTGGTCTCTGACCCTCATAATCATCGCGTTCAACTCTTCAGCTCCACGCGAGAATTCATAGCTGAGTTTAGCGCCAAGAAGGAAATTTGCAACTTTCCGTTCGAGTATCCGAGGGGTGTGTGTTTTGCTCCTGGTGGATCTGTCGTGGTGTCCGATGTGGCCAACACTAGCATTGTATTTCTTTAtaacaactttcaaaatgccgTATATTGGAGTGGAAGGATGGCATCTAAAATGTACCGATTTTATAAGCCCCAAGGAATTGTTATTGACAGCAAGCGTAACATTATCATTGCAGACTCTAAGAAAGGTCGGATCTTAATACTGGACAGATTTTGTAATCTTCTACACACGGTTGGTGAAAGTGGTAACTGGCCAGGGGGCTTTTTCAAACCCCAGAGTGTTTGTCTCACGCCTACCGGGAAAATTGCGGTGGTCGATGGAGAAAATCACAGAATACTGGTTTTTTAA